From the Papaver somniferum cultivar HN1 chromosome 2, ASM357369v1, whole genome shotgun sequence genome, the window tatgaaaaaaaaaatttaatcgaaCGAGACTAAATTCAGCTTTACTTTAACCCCCTCATTAGGCATCCAGTCTTCAAGGGCTCCTTTGCTGTTTCTTCGCAAATGTTTCTGCAACCAGCAACGGGAAAGCAATTGTTGCATCGCAGTGTACCTGCATCGGAAAATACAGTAAAGGGAAGGGTGTTGAGAATCACATATATTTCATATATCAATCAACCAGTATGAAAAACAATCTGTAGCTCCAATATAAAGTCAATCTGTAGCTTGACATGCCAGAATTCAACACTTGGTAAACAGTTTTAAAAGCTAGAAACCCTTCGGAATGCAGGTCTTAAAATTTGTTAATGAGCACATATGAACCCAGGAACCCGACAAACTATAAGGGACCTTGTACCAAATGTTTAACGGAACTAGGACATAAATAAGACAGGGACGCCTGGTTCGCAACATAATAAGTTTCGTTTTTATCAAGACCAAACACACATTGAGTCAGGAGGAACAGTGAGAATTCTAGCACACGATGATTTACGGGGCAAGCATTCAAACATTTTACCAACAGAAGTGGTCTGAAATGCAACAATGAGAAATTTATCTGACATACTGATTATTCAGGACACGAGCATTCAAAGGTTCATATGTCAAGAAATAGACAAGGATAGAAGCTTACTTTGACAGTCTTAGCAGACCCTCGTATTTTCCCCCATGATACAGCCTCGTCAGGACGAGCTCCAGAATCACTCCCATCAAACTCCTGAGCCGTATTGATAAAAACAGCATAATCAGCACCGTTTCGCATCATATTTGCATTGCAGATGTGATGCTTTGGAATACCTCCTCCAAGAATTATCATGCCTGTTTTCCTAGGCTTTGCATGTACGGCTTCCCCATTCATGGCCCTTATATCTATCAAATGGAGGAAAATTGGTGATAACTAAATAATGGAAGTAACCAATACCGAAAAGAAAACTAGATATTACCTATCAAtctataaaatgaacaaaaatttaaAAGTGATGTTGAACACTAAAAGTAGCAAATGGTCAGGACCAAAACAAAGAATGAGCCTGCTAGATAGATTACCTTGCACAACATCAATAATCAAACCAGGTTTATGGAATGAATGGAAGTATAGCATATCCCCAAGTGAACCATCTGTCAAGCCTGGGCAGAATACTGGTACGTTGTTCTGGTAATAGACAAAAAGAAATCAATATATTGTTCTGCATTTTCAAGTGAAATACTGAACATACTTTTTTCATGACACTCTTAGATCCAGAAATATACAAAGAGTGTATCAGTACAAAGTGAATTTGTAGGGGGAAATCCCCCAATTTTGTTACGTCGTTGAAGTGTCTATCTGTAGGTACCAAAATCGTGCAATAACACCCATTTATTTTCAATTAAAAGGCTAACTGAGAAAATAAACGGACCACCACACCAAGAGTACTACAAGAACTAACAGTAAGATGATATCAATCTCTACAGATGTGATTTTTCTAATGACCTTACGTGTACTACTAACTATGTTTGGAATAGTAGCTAACATTCCCTTGcatcatttaaatttatttctaGATTTTCATACTTCAGAAGGTGCTTCTCTAGTGAGGAAAACCAACTGGTTATTTTCCGAGTTTACCATAACTAAAGATGATCAGGTAAATGAGCTAAAATGATAACTACATATAAATATCATTTTGATACCTATATTGATACCTATATATTTTGTATACAGTTAGACGTTTAAGCTGATTTCTTTTTTGAGTGTTTCCAGAAACTTGTTAAATAAAAGCATTCAACAAAAGCgaaagctaaaagagaagcatCTGGTGTTGGAACAAGAAAATGATGCCTCTCTCTTAAAGACGGCAAATAACTCACGCTATCCAGAATacttggttgatcatttaccTTGTACGCCCAGTAAAGATATGAGCTTGGATTGTTTATCTCTTTCCCAAGACGAGCAATCAGCTTTGATGGCGTCCAAAGTATATTCTGTGGgtaaaaccaaaatccatataAGATTAAGTAACAAGGGTTAATATTGAACGAATGTGCATTCAATAAAGCGTTGGAGCAGAGGGCTCTCTATAATATTTACGGATACATATTTTATAATCACCAACTTACAGTACAGTGTAACAGTGGTCATCTTTTTCATTTTAAGTAAAAGAAAGATATACGAAACAAATTAAGAAACAATATGCCTCCCTGATTTGAAGCTGCATAATTTGAATCACCTTTGTATAGCATGCATAAATTCACAGTACAGCTTTTGTGGTAGTAGCATAACTTGGTTAATAAAAAATTCAATGTTAGAATGGAACATATACATATTCCAGACCTTTATCTTTCAGTTAACAGAACTGTATTAGGCAAACCCACTATGAAACAGAAAGGTCGTCTGAAACAAAGAGAGAACAACTACCTACCGCTATGGAACTCATTGCAATTCCAAGGATCCATTTAAACAAACAAATTCTAAGAGAGAACCAGATGCTTTTTAAAAAACGTTTCGCTTCACGCTTTAATACGCGCTTTTTTACGCTTTGCTAAAAAAACGCCCCAATACTCGCGCTTTGCTATTAGGTTTAATATGTCAGTTTTTTTCCCCGGCTTTAGAGCCCAATAACAGGCCTTAGACGTCTTTTTTTAGCCTTTTTCCAGCTTTATATGATATTTTAAGACCCTAAAAACTATATTCTTTATCTCGTTCAGccgtttcttcttcctcttcctttcTTCTGTGATCTTCTATTCTTCTTGAATACTTTAGTCATGTCTGGCCAAGCTATAAAGTGTACCGAAAAGGATACAGCATGGAAGTATGGTACTCATGTTAACTTCTTAGTTTTTCATCTAGATTCACAAGTATTATTAATTTATATCTTTAGTGAAGCAGCGCTTCACTTACGCTTTCCGGCAGCGCTTTACGCTTTGCTAGGTTAGCGTATCGCTTAACGATTTCGCTTTTTAAAACACTGGCGAAAAACTCAACAATCAGGATGAGTAATGACTGTCAATAGGAAAAAAACAGCTTATGGGTACAGAACCATACCTAAGCACTTATCACAGGTATAGCAGTGGTGTCTTTTACAATTGGAGTAGAAGAAAGACATAAGGAACAAATTAAGAAAGACTGCCTCCCTAATTTGATATTGTATAACTTGCACCGCCTTTGGATAGCATGCACGAATTCATAGTAAAACTATTGTGATAGCAACATAACTCGGTAGACTAAAATTTAATGTTAGCTGGGATACCTACATATTTCAGtactttatctttcaattaaaagAACTGTATTAAGCAAAACAGGAGGCTCCTCTGAACCGAAGCAAGAACAGTTATGCTTTAGAACTCATTCCTATTCAAAGAATCCATTTTAACAAACAAATTCTAAGATAAATCTGATGGGAAGAACTCAACAATCAGGAAGAATGACGATTGTTTATCTTAAAAACGGTGTGTTAGCATAGAACCTAGCCTCAGCAATTATCAATGGTAGAAATGTGTTTTAAAGAAATTTTTGTACAAACATGTATGTGATGCCTTCTGTTAAAAGGCAATACGTTGCTTTAAAACACATATCCACCCGTGATAATTTCTGAGGTATGATTACACGACATAAATTAATATTAAAATCAGGTATATTCAATTAAAGCATTGGAGGTTAGGGGCCTTCTTACCTTTTCATTGTTTCCTAAGGAAATTCAACTGATATACATTTCATACTAAAAAAATGTATAGTAGAGTAACTTGAATAAGGAACGAATTTAAAAAGAGTATGCCATCCTTGATCTGGAGTACCGTAACTTCCATAGCCTCTGTATAGCATGCATATATACACAGTACAAATTTTGTGATATCCACATATTCTAGTCTTTTATCTTTCAATCAAAAGAACTACATTAGGGAAACCCACTATATAATATATGAAAGAAGACAAAATCCTCTAAACCACAGCGAGAACTAACCACGGCGAGAACTACCCACAGATTCAAAACTCATTCCTATTCCAAGAAAACAATTTTAACATAAAAATTCTAAGAGGAACCAAATAGAAAAAAGAACTCAACAATTACGAGCAATAGAGAAAAAACAGTGTGAGAGCATagaaccgtgtacctcggcaatCTGCTCATCCAGCATTTTGTCTAAAATTGGAATTATCCAGTCCTCAAATTTGCAGTAGTTGTCATTAGGCACCAACAAGTTCCCAATACGATTCAACCCTTTCGACCTCAACATAGCTCCATCTAACGAAAAATCACCTTTATAAGTATGCGCAAGACATTTAATAAGATCCTCTTCTATCCCACCAGTTGTAGTAACAATCACATCAACCTGCAATCACATTACAAAAATCAATTCCATCGCAAATAAAAACTCTAAATAAAACTCAAATTACTAAGAACAAACATTCAGTTGTGAATTGCTTACCATGTTATGTTCTGCAAGATACCGAATCATCTCTCGAACGCCAGACGAAACAAGATTAGACGTAAATCCTAAAAAGACTTTACATCTTACAGATTGTCTGTAACTCAATTCTTTCTCTTCCTCACTACAATCTTCCCCTTCCACCAATGGTTCATCAGATAGTCTCCAATCTAACTACATTCTcaattaaaacaaacaaaaattgaaaaaataagtcttcaaacaataaaaaaaaaaaaaaaaaaaaaaaaaaaaaagggttttacAAGAAAGCAAAAGATTGTGTTTACCATATCGTTAACAACTTCAATTGCTTCACCAAGATTAGTAGCTTGAAAACCAGTAGTAATCATTGATCTAATCATCTCTGAATAATCAACACCTTGATTAAAATCGTAACCTTGGATAACCCTAGAGTTTCCTTCTAATGTTTCTGAATCTCTCATTACAGTTGAACGAATTGAAGCTAGGGTATCATCtgctgctgcttctcctgctTCACTTATCATTCTACAACTACAGCAAGAGTGAGAAAAAAAGAGATTGATGGTATTCTTAAAAAAGGA encodes:
- the LOC113349422 gene encoding deoxyhypusine synthase-like; the encoded protein is MISEAGEAAADDTLASIRSTVMRDSETLEGNSRVIQGYDFNQGVDYSEMIRSMITTGFQATNLGEAIEVVNDMLDWRLSDEPLVEGEDCSEEEKELSYRQSVRCKVFLGFTSNLVSSGVREMIRYLAEHNMVDVIVTTTGGIEEDLIKCLAHTYKGDFSLDGAMLRSKGLNRIGNLLVPNDNYCKFEDWIIPILDKMLDEQIAENILWTPSKLIARLGKEINNPSSYLYWAYKNNVPVFCPGLTDGSLGDMLYFHSFHKPGLIIDVVQDIRAMNGEAVHAKPRKTGMIILGGGIPKHHICNANMMRNGADYAVFINTAQEFDGSDSGARPDEAVSWGKIRGSAKTVKVHCDATIAFPLLVAETFAKKQQRSP